The Gemmata palustris genome includes a region encoding these proteins:
- a CDS encoding HesB/IscA family protein, protein MIRARIGICFVPLLALFAGCSEIVGDATPAPAPAPASASPVLAGATLELAPPPRELIYLEITPDAARTVKRHIDDLELKRWWLRYTLAPGGCTGFQNKLDIDTGPPTDRDFEFVANGVPCLILKSQRHLAQGARIDFGQKDGQSGFIVTAPHASARTKEAVSKWVNEEIFKGIPDISSVGSK, encoded by the coding sequence ATGATTCGCGCCCGAATCGGGATCTGCTTCGTCCCTCTTCTCGCGTTGTTCGCGGGGTGCTCTGAGATCGTCGGCGACGCGACTCCCGCACCGGCCCCCGCGCCCGCAAGTGCCTCACCCGTACTCGCGGGCGCGACTCTGGAACTGGCGCCGCCCCCACGAGAACTGATCTACTTGGAAATTACGCCGGACGCGGCTCGGACGGTGAAACGGCACATCGACGACTTGGAACTCAAACGCTGGTGGCTCCGATACACGCTCGCGCCGGGCGGGTGTACCGGTTTCCAGAATAAACTGGACATCGACACGGGACCGCCGACCGATCGGGATTTCGAGTTCGTCGCCAATGGGGTGCCGTGCCTCATATTGAAGAGCCAGCGCCACTTGGCGCAGGGGGCGCGCATTGATTTCGGCCAGAAAGACGGCCAGAGCGGTTTCATCGTCACCGCCCCGCACGCGAGCGCGCGGACAAAAGAGGCGGTCTCGAAGTGGGTCAATGAGGAGATTTTCAAGGGTATCCCGGATATCAGCTCTGTCGGGTCGAAGTAA